CGTGCGCAGCACAGTGGCGGACCTGCGAGCCGCCTACGGCCGCTACCCGACCGACCCGGCGATCCGCGAGCTGGTCACCGAGCTGCTCGGCACCTCGCCCCGGTTCGCGCGGCTCTGGGCGGAGCACGATGTCGAGGAGCGCCGCCCCATCGTCAAGCGGGTGCCGCACCCGGAGTTGGGGTCGTTGGAGTTCGAGTGCCGGGTGCTGCACGTGCCGGAGACCGACCAGCGGATGATCGTCTACGTCCCCGAGCCCGGCTCACCGACTCAGGCGGTGTTCCGCCGGCTCGCCGAGCGCGTCGCGCCCTGACCCGCCCGGCAGCCGACCAGCCCGTCCCCGTGGTCGGACCGCCGGTAGAGCACGCTGTGCCGCTCCCGGGTGGTGCCCGACCCGCGGCAGCGTTCAGACGGCCTTTTCGAAGGCGGCCACCGCGAGCGGCGCGATCTTCGCGATCAGCGCGGTGCCGGCCGCCAGGTCACCGTCGCTCGCCGAGGCGTCCACCTCCATGACGAAGTTGCCGCGCACCAGGATCAGCGTGCACTGGTGCCGGGTCGCCTTCCCCTTCAGCCGCTCGCAGAAGGTGATCACGTCGGGGCCGTTCGGCACCGGCGGGGGCGACGGCCGCACGATCGTCGACGTGCGCCCGTCGTCGGGCACCTCGTACTCCTTGCACGTCGACAGGACCGACCGCAGCTCGTCGGCGAGCTTGCGGCCGGGCACCTTCAGGTAGCCGACCACGTACTGCCGGATCCACACGCTCTCGCCGTCCCAGAGCCGCTCCCGGTAGGCGGTGCGTTTGATGTCCGACGGCAGGCTCGCCCTGCACAGGGAGATCAGCTTCCACGCCTCGGTGTTCTCGTCGGTGTACTGGGCGGTCTCCGGGTGGAACTTCGCGTCCAGGTTCAGCATCGCTGCGGTGACCCGGCTGCGGACCTCGGCCGTGGAGGTTGGCGCTGGCCGCGGCTTCGGCGGGGTCGGCGAGGCCGACACCGACGGCGCGGACCAGCGGGGAGTCTCGGCGGCCTGGCTCGGCGCGCAGGCCGCCGAGCCGAGCAGGAGCAACGACAGCAGAGCGAGGGTGGTACGGCGGAGCGACATCGCCGGGGGCGGTCCTTTCAGGCGGCGAAAAGGGGGGCCCGACCGGGCCCCCCTTTCAGTGGCGTCGCCGCCGGCCGCCGCGTTACGCCGGCAGGTACGCGAAGGTGTCCGGGTCGGGGCCCTGCCGCCCGGCCTCGCCCTTGTCCAGCTCGGTGATCCGCTCCATCGCCGCGTCGTCCAGCTCGAAGTCGAAGATCCGAGTGTTCTCCTCGATCCGCTTCGGGGTGGTCGACTTCGGGAAGATGATGTCGCCGCGCTGCACGTGCCAGCGGAGCACCACCTGCGCCGGGGTCCGGTCGAGCTGCTCGGCGATGTCGACCACCGTCGGGTCGTCCAGCACCTTGCCCTGCGCGATGGGCGACCACGCCTCGGTGAGGATGTTGTGCTCGCGGCCGTAGGCGCGGACGGTCTCGTTACCGAAGTACGGGTGCGCCTCGATCTGGTTCACCGCCGGCACGACGCTCGCCTCGTCGGCCAGCCGCTGCAGGTGCGACACCTGGAAGTTCGACACGCCGATCGAACGGGCGCGGCCGTCGCGCTGCAACTCCTCCAGCACCTTCCAGGTCGAGACGTAGTCACCGTCGTACAGGGTCGGCAGCGGCCAGTGGATCAGGAACAGGTCGATGTAGTCCATCTTCAGCGCCGCGAGCGTCGAGTCGAACGCCTTGCGGGCGTCGTCGGGGCGGTGGAAGGCGTTGCTCAGCTTGCTGGTCACGTAGACCGTGCCCCGGTCCAGGCCGGAGACGCGTACCGCTTCGCCGACCTCGGCCTCGTTGCCGTACATCTGGGCGGTGTCGATGTGCCGGTAGCCCGCCTCGAACGCCGTCGTCACCGCCGCGACGGTGTCCTTCGGCTCGATCTGGAACACCCCGAAGCCGAGCTGCGGGATGGTGGTGCCGTCGTTCAGGCTGATGTCCGGAATCATGCTGGCCATTGCGGCTCCTTCGCGTCATCTTCGTTGCCTGTCATCCATACCCGAGGCTGCGGGTGATGCACCGGCCAAACCTGGGTGACGAGCGCTACGTTCGACCCGTTCACCCGGTCGTGTCGAACAGCACCGGCCAGGGCCGGGCCGCCGGCACCGACGTCTCGGCCGGCGCGGCCGGCGCAGGCTCGGCGGCGGCCAGCACCTCGGCGGCGAGCTGCCCGAACATCGACGCCGCCGGGTGTGCCGAGCGGTCCGGCCAGGCCGCCGAGGTGCGCTTGGCCAGCGGTGCGTCGGCGATCGGCCGCCAGGCGATCCGGGGTTCCCGTCGCGCCACCGTCGCCGGCTCCACGGCCACCCCACCTCCGGCCAGCACCAGCCCGAAGAGGAATTCCGGGTTGCGGGCCGGGCGCACCCGGCTCGGGCGCCAACCGTGCTGGCGGCACAACACCAGCAGGTGGTCGTGCCAGCCGGGCGCGGTGGCCCGGGGCGCGGCCACCAGATCCAGGTCGGCCAGCGACGCGAGCGTCACCTCACGGCCGCGGGCCAGCGGCGAGGTGCGCGGAAGCAGCACCCCCAGGGGTACGTCGACCGGGGCGCCGAAACGCAGCCCGTCCGCCGTCACGGGGTGGTGCACCAAACCCACGTCCAGGGTCCGCTCGGTGAGCATCCGTACCTGCTCGGCGGTGGTCAGCTCGTGCAACTCCACATCCAGGCCGGGCGCCCGGGTGGTGAGCCCGTCCAGCAACGCCCGCAGCGTCACCGCGGGCGTCTCCGGCGGCACCCCGGCCCGGAGTACGCCGAGCTCACCCGCGCGGATCTGGCCCATCAGGTTGCGGAGCCGGCCCTCACCGGCGAGCAACTCCTCCGCCTCGCCGAGCAGCAGCTCACCGGCGGTGGTGAGGCGTACCTGGCGGCGGGACCTGTCGAACAACTCGACAGTCAGCTCCCGTTCCAGTCGTTGGATCGACTGGCTCAGTGGCGGCTGGGCCATCCCGAGCAGCTCCGCGGCCCGCCCGAAGTGCAACTCGTGTGCGACCACCACGAAGTGCCGCAGGTGCCGGAGCAGATCCACGGCCGGACCCTACGCCAGCGCCCGCACGACGCCACTGGTTACCGTGCTGACGTGGACGTGGGGGAGCGCATCGAGGCCATCTTCGCCGCCGCCGGGGTGACGGCCAGCATGCACGTCGTCGACCTGGACGCCGTCGACCTGGCCCTTGACGAGCCGGGCGGCGGCGCTCGGGAGGTCGGAGCGCGGGCCGACGAGCAGGTGGTCATCGCCTCGATCTTCAAGATCCTGCTGGTGCTGGAGTTCGCCCGGCAGGTCGAGGCCGGTCAGCTGGACCCGACCGAGCGGGTCCTGGTCACCGCCGCCGACCGGCTTGGCGGATGGGGTCTGGCCGGCTGCACCGACGACGCCGAGGTGTCGCTGCGTGACCTCGCGTACTTCGCCATGTCGGTGACCGACAACACGGCCGCCGACCTGCTGCTGCGCCGGGTCGGTCCGGACCTGTTGCCGATGCTCGCCGCCGAGCTGGGGTTGACCCGCACCCGTGTCCTCGGCGGTCCTCGGGAGCTGGTCGAGTTGATGCTCGCCGACGTGGGCGCACGGACCGAGGCGGAGTTCGCCCGGATCTTCCCCACGCTGTCGGCGGAACGGGTACGCGCGATGCGGGTCTTCGACCCCGCGCACACCACGTCCAGCACCGCCCGGGAGATTACCCGGCTGCTCACGCTGATCTGGCGGGACGAGGCCGGGCCGGCGGCGGCCTGCGCGATGGTCCGCACCTGGATGGCCCGGCAGATCTTCTGGACCCGGCTGGCCGCCGGGTTCCCACCCGGCGTCCGAGTCTCCGGAAAGACCGGCACCCTGCCCGGGCTGCACCTGGAGGCCGGGGTCGCCGAATACCCCGACGGCGGCCGGTACGCCATCGCCGTCTTCGCCCGCGCCCACGAGC
The nucleotide sequence above comes from Micromonospora luteifusca. Encoded proteins:
- a CDS encoding aldo/keto reductase is translated as MASMIPDISLNDGTTIPQLGFGVFQIEPKDTVAAVTTAFEAGYRHIDTAQMYGNEAEVGEAVRVSGLDRGTVYVTSKLSNAFHRPDDARKAFDSTLAALKMDYIDLFLIHWPLPTLYDGDYVSTWKVLEELQRDGRARSIGVSNFQVSHLQRLADEASVVPAVNQIEAHPYFGNETVRAYGREHNILTEAWSPIAQGKVLDDPTVVDIAEQLDRTPAQVVLRWHVQRGDIIFPKSTTPKRIEENTRIFDFELDDAAMERITELDKGEAGRQGPDPDTFAYLPA
- a CDS encoding serine hydrolase, giving the protein MDVGERIEAIFAAAGVTASMHVVDLDAVDLALDEPGGGAREVGARADEQVVIASIFKILLVLEFARQVEAGQLDPTERVLVTAADRLGGWGLAGCTDDAEVSLRDLAYFAMSVTDNTAADLLLRRVGPDLLPMLAAELGLTRTRVLGGPRELVELMLADVGARTEAEFARIFPTLSAERVRAMRVFDPAHTTSSTAREITRLLTLIWRDEAGPAAACAMVRTWMARQIFWTRLAAGFPPGVRVSGKTGTLPGLHLEAGVAEYPDGGRYAIAVFARAHELTPRRIDVDLAMGQAARTAVEALRGN
- a CDS encoding LysR family transcriptional regulator, yielding MDLLRHLRHFVVVAHELHFGRAAELLGMAQPPLSQSIQRLERELTVELFDRSRRQVRLTTAGELLLGEAEELLAGEGRLRNLMGQIRAGELGVLRAGVPPETPAVTLRALLDGLTTRAPGLDVELHELTTAEQVRMLTERTLDVGLVHHPVTADGLRFGAPVDVPLGVLLPRTSPLARGREVTLASLADLDLVAAPRATAPGWHDHLLVLCRQHGWRPSRVRPARNPEFLFGLVLAGGGVAVEPATVARREPRIAWRPIADAPLAKRTSAAWPDRSAHPAASMFGQLAAEVLAAAEPAPAAPAETSVPAARPWPVLFDTTG